The genome window TCTATTTTAACATCAGGAGAAGCTTTTTCAATGGCCAGTCTCGAGGAATATTTGGGAAAAGTGGTGGGAGCTCCAAACAGCAAACTCTTGAGGACATTGCAAAGGGCATCAAAGAACAGGAATACAAGAGGGTTGTGGTGATGGCAGGAGCAGGGATCAGCACACCCAGTGGCATTCCAGATTtcaggtctgcacacacacctgcatccaTGCCAAACCTCTCTCTAACATTTTGCTGCGAGATGaagatttattaaaaaaaatatcagaACATTATATAGTTCCTTGAACCTGGACTAGAGTAAACAGTCCCAAATTGAAATTTGCATTGTAGTTTTTCTCATCCACAGATCTCCTGGCAGTGGTCTTTATGACAACCTTCAGCAGTACAACCTACCTTATGCAGAGGCTATTTTCGAAATCAACTACTTCCACCACAACCCCAAGCCCTTCTTTGCTCTGGCCAAAGAGTTGTACCCAGGAAACTATCAACCCAACCTGACCCACTATTTTGTTCGTCTTCTTCATGACAAGGGACAGTTATTAAGGATGTACACCCAGAACATTGACGGATTAGAGCGAAGTAAGTCTCATTTTGCAAGTTGTCATTGCTTTCCCTGAGCTATGTTTCCAGGACACAAAATGCactttaatataatatataaattgtttgtgtgtatttccataatgtgtaataaataaataagttgtttgtgtgtatttccaTAGCgtataataaatacataatttgtgtgtatttgcattgaTACAAGTTGCAGGCATTCCTCCCAACATGCTGGTTGAGGCACATGGAACATTTGCCACTGCCACCTGCACTGCATGCAGAAGGGATTATAAAGCAGAAGAACTGCATGTACGTGactctttttatatatatttctgtCATACAGAAGAGTCAAAGAAGTGTTTTGTTTGCTATTAAACCACGTGTGTCTGATTGAACAGGCAGATGTGATGAAAGGAGCCATCCCAAAGTGCCCCACCTGCAAGGGGGTGATAAAGCCTGATATTGTGTTCTTTGGGGAAGAGCTTCCCCAGTACTTCTTCATGTACCTCAAAGACTTCCCTATGGCTGATCTGCTTATCATAATGGGTACTTCCCTGGAGGTAAGCTGATGCAGAGTTTATGCCGAGTTTAGCTGATGCTGATGCAGAGTCATCACTGTTTCATTAGAGAaatccggtgatttttcacatagatctcagtTTTTCAAGGTCACtaagtactgtcggtacaaaaaaaacctaaaaaacaaacagttttaCCTAACTCTAGAAGCTAAAGcatccaggcagctacagtgctacactctgggggcaagTTTGTGAGCctccatgttcatgcccccagagtgaagcgctgtagctgcctggcttctTTAACTGTTGGAACTAGCAACTCGAGGTAgataaaaccgattgttttcatgagtttttttCCTACTGACCGTACTCAGTGACCtcgaaacagagatctatgtgaaaaatcaacAGACTGCCCCTTTAAGGATAGATCAggatattgttttgtttttttcaaccAGTTCCCATCATAATAGCCTTGAGTATATGGGGCATAGGGTGTGTAAGCAAACGTTCAGAGAACATTTCTTTTACATATACTAGCCAGTTACCAACATAATTGTGGACCCCACAAATTCTGAATAGACCTGGTACAAACCTGCATTTCTATTCTATGACCTGCAGGTGGAGCCATTTGCCAGCCTGACAGGTGCGGTGCGGGGCTCAGTGCCGCGCCTGCTGGTCAATCGGGACCTGGTGGGTCCCTTTGCATGGGGATCCCCACGGCCCAATGATGTGGCGGAACTTGGGGATGTGGTTAGTGGAGTGTCAAAGCTGGCGGATGCTGTGGGCTGGACAGAAGAGCTGAAAGCCCTCATTGCTGCTGAGACGAAAAAGGTGGGCAATTTAAGTGTTCATGAGCAACattccctcacactcacacacacacacacacacacacacacacacacacacacacataaacaaaaaaggTGATGCTTATGTTAACAACTGTCAATGTAAATCTTTTTAGCCTTTCGCTGAGTGATATACCACTGAGAAAACCTTATTTAAGTATCATAGATTTACTAAATTACCTAAGAATAACACCTAAACTGATGATGAACAAGGCTATATGGCATATAGGCACATTGTaatgatcatccaatcagaacacatgggaccagttatgtggttgcccagcaacattgctcaaaaagctGCCCCATAAATCATCACCTTCCTCTGATGATAATGGGTGacgggtcagaggtcagagtaATACATAGGTTTAATGATTTCACATCACATCTATGACAAATATAGACGATCATCACTGTGGTTACATTTTGCCCTGCagtataaatacataaattatcCATGTGTCCATGTGAATTTTGGCATTCTCTCACAAAACACAACAGGCCCAAATGCTACTGATTGGCAACAAGGCTGGCAGCATGAAAAGTCTGCCGTGCAGTACCTAGATCTAATTTAATTTTGTTAATTGCTAAAGCATTTTGCTAATTTCTTAGAAGCAAGATTTAAAGCACAAGCATGGAAGGGTCAGCAGATCACTGCTGGAAAGTGTCTATAAAGATTCACATCCAATATAGTTTTCCATGAATCCTCTAgatcaggggttcccaaacttttccacgacaaggccccccaaataccactaggttctggccaaggacccccttaatgtgttattaaacccatcgacaatactacggcaaatgtaaaaatacattaagctaatcctaataattattttagccacaagcacttcgcgatggagcatacagtgtgtacaaattgtatttggggctttctgctatatgagagctatcgctctactattattcagtcattatcatggaaaatataatgtccagATATGCGACACaatattataatggcattgtataacaaccctcataataataataggtatattttaaattttcaaatgtatttatttgttccttttatttttccttccaacttgctgcggaccccactttgaaaaccactgctctAGATCATTCCATGTCAGGCATTTCCAGTTGAGATAGGAACTTGGTTATTTTCTCCATTGTAGAACAATTACTGAGTTCTGTGTGAACATTGATAAGGTATGGTTGAAttattgtgattggctgaggaATGACTTCATAGCCACATGCACTAATTACTCAACCTATTTATGCTTGATGGCACTTGAGTAAATATAAGTTTCCTCCTTCTGTCTCACTGTGTGGTTACTGTGAAACCCATTCACGGTGATCGTTATGCTTACAAATGAAGGTTCAATGTGTGCTGTAAGAAAAGGAGGGACGCATTTCCTTCAAATttgcaaaagtagtaaaaaaataaataaatcttccttttccttcctttttttcACAGGTTGGTAAGAATAGGCACCACTACTGACATCTCAAATACAAAtggtctgttttgtttttgttttctctataAAGGAGAATGAAGAATGAGATGCCTGGTGTTTCTGTCTCTGCCAACCAGTAGGCACCAGCCTAAACTCAGGATCCAATCACATGGTCTGTTTAACTGTAATATGCACACTACTGCACATCTGCGGATAGGGTAGAATTATCTTCTTTTATACTCTTCTCTGTATCTGTCTATATTGTGGTGGAATACAATGTTCTTGGGATGATATGAAGGCTCACCTTAGCTAATAGCTAATCTAAATCTTTCTCACGGAGCTAGGCATGCTAGCTTATGGCACTCTTCCATGCACATATTTTG of Alosa alosa isolate M-15738 ecotype Scorff River chromosome 14, AALO_Geno_1.1, whole genome shotgun sequence contains these proteins:
- the sirt3 gene encoding NAD-dependent protein deacetylase sirtuin-3, mitochondrial isoform X1, whose translation is MKFIFKYHSLVPISYEATDVEDHAPMFSEHQPTHLSYTRRKYSWCVTQQERKAISSNAMHCWRSFFNGQSRGIFGKSGGSSKQQTLEDIAKGIKEQEYKRVVVMAGAGISTPSGIPDFRSPGSGLYDNLQQYNLPYAEAIFEINYFHHNPKPFFALAKELYPGNYQPNLTHYFVRLLHDKGQLLRMYTQNIDGLERIAGIPPNMLVEAHGTFATATCTACRRDYKAEELHADVMKGAIPKCPTCKGVIKPDIVFFGEELPQYFFMYLKDFPMADLLIIMGTSLEVEPFASLTGAVRGSVPRLLVNRDLVGPFAWGSPRPNDVAELGDVVSGVSKLADAVGWTEELKALIAAETKKVGKNRHHY
- the sirt3 gene encoding NAD-dependent protein deacetylase sirtuin-3, mitochondrial isoform X3, with the translated sequence MKFIFKYHSLVPISYEATDVEDHAPMFSEHQPTHLSYTRRKYSWCVTQQERKAISSNAMHCWRSFFNGQSRGIFGKSGGSSKQQTLEDIAKGIKEQEYKRVVVMAGAGISTPSGIPDFRSPGSGLYDNLQQYNLPYAEAIFEINYFHHNPKPFFALAKELYPGNYQPNLTHYFVRLLHDKGQLLRMYTQNIDGLERIAGIPPNMLVEAHGTFATATCTACRRDYKAEELHADVMKGAIPKCPTCKGVIKPDIVFFGEELPQYFFMYLKDFPMADLLIIMGTSLEVEPFASLTGAVRGSVPRLLVNRDLVGPFAWGSPRPNDVAELGDVVSGVSKLADAVGWTEELKALIAAETKKENEE
- the sirt3 gene encoding NAD-dependent protein deacetylase sirtuin-3, mitochondrial isoform X2 produces the protein MASPAVLQYRLYFYQRIIIRTCCTVKEHQPTHLSYTRRKYSWCVTQQERKAISSNAMHCWRSFFNGQSRGIFGKSGGSSKQQTLEDIAKGIKEQEYKRVVVMAGAGISTPSGIPDFRSPGSGLYDNLQQYNLPYAEAIFEINYFHHNPKPFFALAKELYPGNYQPNLTHYFVRLLHDKGQLLRMYTQNIDGLERIAGIPPNMLVEAHGTFATATCTACRRDYKAEELHADVMKGAIPKCPTCKGVIKPDIVFFGEELPQYFFMYLKDFPMADLLIIMGTSLEVEPFASLTGAVRGSVPRLLVNRDLVGPFAWGSPRPNDVAELGDVVSGVSKLADAVGWTEELKALIAAETKKVGKNRHHY
- the sirt3 gene encoding NAD-dependent protein deacetylase sirtuin-3, mitochondrial isoform X4, translated to MYTQNIDGLERIAGIPPNMLVEAHGTFATATCTACRRDYKAEELHADVMKGAIPKCPTCKGVIKPDIVFFGEELPQYFFMYLKDFPMADLLIIMGTSLEVEPFASLTGAVRGSVPRLLVNRDLVGPFAWGSPRPNDVAELGDVVSGVSKLADAVGWTEELKALIAAETKKVGKNRHHY